Proteins from one Phocoena sinus isolate mPhoSin1 chromosome 8, mPhoSin1.pri, whole genome shotgun sequence genomic window:
- the LSP1 gene encoding lymphocyte-specific protein 1 isoform X4, with protein MSSSALLRRNSSKQGLESLLRLATQWSVEGEEGAALGQRQQERAQDEGEGGQSLEQLEQEKLLSPKPSEGPELDEDEGFGDWSQKPEQRRQHCGAGETADGGAPPRGESPDGGQEEDRPCQHTFGSQGGDELTPAGVCLEELRLSPDSEPQEGPGTEDTEPKGPEGAVQGSPGLAETKEAEDEQLPVAPLRHQRCQRRGTPSPLVLEGTDPGSPPLSPSTKLSDRTESLHRSIQKSNSMKKSQPALPISTIEDRLEQYTQAIETSGRTPKLARQPSIELPSMAVASTKSRWETGEVQAQSSAKSPACKDIVAGDLSKRNLWEQKGSPKASPMLKSTPSAKRYKFVATGHGKYEKVLVDEGSAP; from the exons ATGAGCAGCTCTGCGCTCCTGAGAAGGAATTCTAGCAAACAGGGCCTGGAGAGCCTCCTGAG GCTCGCCACTCAGTGGAGCgtggaaggagaggagggtgCCGCCTTGGGGCAGCGCCAGCAGGAGAGGGCCCAGGATGAGGGCGAAGGAGGCCAGTCCCTGGAGCAGCTAGAGCAGGAGAAGCT CCTCAGCCCGAAGCCCTCGGAGGGCCCTGAACTGGACGAGGACGAGGGTTTCGGCGACTGGTCCCAGAAGCCGGAGCAGCGGCGGCAGCACTGCGGGGCTGGGGAGACCGCGGACGGTGGGGCCCCCCCTCGGGGCGAGAGTCCGGAcggggggcaggaggaggacag GCCCTGCCAGCACACCTTTGGGAGCCAGGGTGGCGACGAGCTGACCCCAGCCGGGGTCTGTCTGGAGGAGCTGCGTCTGAGCCCCGACTCAGAGCCCCAGGAGGGGCCAGGAACAGAGGACACAGAGCCCAAAGGCCCCGAGGGAGCCgtccagggaagcccagggctggcGGAGACCAAGGAGGCAGAGGATGAGCAGCTACCGGTGGCTCCCCTAAGG CACCAGAGATGCCAGCGGCGCGGGACGCCCAGCCCCTTGGTCTTGGAGGGGACGGACCCGGGCTCGCCTCCCCTGAGCCCCAGCACCAAA CTCAGCGACAGAACTGAGTCCCTGCACCGCTCCATTCAGAAGAG tAACAGCATGAAGAAGTCCCAGCCAGCCCTGCCCATCTCCACGATTGAAGACAGGCTGGAGCAGTACACGCAGGCCATCGAG ACCTCTGGCCGGACCCCAAAGCTAGCCCGCCAGCCGTCCATCGAGCTGCCCAGCATGGCCGTGGCGAGCACCAAGAGTCGCTGGGAGACGGGAGAGGTGCAGGCTCAGTCCTCCGCCAAGTCCCCCGCCTGCAAG GATATTGTAGCTGGAGACCTGAGCAAGAGGAACCTCTGGGAGCAGAAAGGAAGCCCCAAGGCTTCGCCGATGCTTAAG AGCACCCCGTCTGCGAAGAGGTACAAGTTTGTGGCCACTGGACACGGGAAGTACGAGAAGGTGCTCGTGGACGAGGGCTCGGCGCCCTAG
- the LOC116758428 gene encoding proline-rich protein 33-like, whose protein sequence is MLTSAASVAPEMAGRCPPGPPGPPPPLLTKPGKDNLRLQKLLRKAARKRTSRAGPPAPPGPLRTSLSPVSEAGHNQETPAPRLAEAPRAVATLPCSPHTRVIHHVASPLQRSTFSISLTPLRSLASHSKPTGPRLAAPVPEPAQSPCGSARVSGPTVRGTHISQVHFRRAPSPQAGTPEPFPMAPDGGPGDRAQGTAIRPPGAQPLLPVVRIHSLPARAQAASPRHGEPSVPRPAPGFQASGPREASSRAVVSIAPTYRSPGPSPYRPASVAPEAGHREDPAPAGPAAEAEQVSSPREASSPAPPSGPHPCPVPRVAAKPQLSGWTRLKKQLLEEAPFPGPEPSPGHAGLGGAAPTDSAPRPAPASRSSRMWDAVLCRVSVAESRGGQVGPRDGVRAPPGLSRLPFLCWPRFNARKLQEVAAQPPPMRDPIPALSPQPKNFNRSAAGWRLQ, encoded by the coding sequence ATGCTCACCTCGGCTGCCTCCGTGGCCCCTGAGATGGCTGGCCGGTGCCCCCCGGGGCCCCCGGGACCCCCCCCACCGCTGCTGACCAAGCCCGGGAAGGACAACCTGCGTCTGCAGAAGCTCCTGAGGAAGGCAGCCCGGAAGAGGACGAGCAGGGCCGGGCCGCCTGCCCCGCCCGGGCCTCTCCGCACGTCCTTATCCCCCGTGAGCGAGGCCGGCCATAACCAGGAGACCCCGGCCCCGCGGCTCGCGGAGGCGCCACGGGCGGTGGccaccctgccctgctccccccaCACCCGCGTCATCCACCACGTGGCGTCCCCCCTGCAGAGGTCCACGTTCTCCATCAGCCTCACCCCGCTCAGGAGCCTGGCTTCACACTCCAAGCCCACGGGGCCCCGGCTCGCAGCCCCGGTGCCAGAACCCGCCCAGTCCCCCTGCGGCTCTGCCCGGGTCTCAGGCCCCACCGTGAGGGGCACCCACATCAGCCAGGTGCACTTCCGCCGGGCACCGTCCCCGCAGGCCGGGACACCTGAGCCCTTCCCAATGGCCCCGGATGGTGGGCCTGGCGACCGGGCCCAGGGCACAGCCATCCGCCCTCCCGGGGCTCAGCCCCTGCTGCCTGTGGTCCGCATCCACTCACTGCCCGCCAGGGCCCAGGCTGCCAGCCCTCGGCACGGCGAGCCCTCTGTGCCCAGGCCGGCCCCCGGCTTCCAGGCCTCGGGGCCCAGAGAGGCCAGCAGCCGGGCGGTGGTGTCCATTGCCCCCACCTACCGCTCACCGGGACCCTCACCTTACAGGCCGGCCTCTGTGGCCCCCGAGGCTGGGCACCGGGAGGACCCCGCCCCGGCCGGCCCTGCCGCTGAGGCTGAGCAGGTCTCCAGCCCCCGAGAGGCCTCATCCCCTGCCCCACCGTCAGGCCCCCACCCGTGCCCTGTCCCCAGAGTCGCGGCCAAGCCCCAGCTCAGCGGCTGGACACGCCTCAAGAAGCAGCTGCTGGAAGAGGCCCCCTTCCCGGGGCCAGAGCCGAGCCCGGGGCACgcggggctgggaggggcagccCCCACTGACTCGGCGCCCCGGCCGGCCCCCGCCTCACGGTCCTCCAGGATGTGGGACGCAGTGCTGTGCCGCGTGTCAGTGGCAGAGTCCCGTGGCGGCCAGGTGGGGCCCCGGGATGGGGTGCGCGCCCCGCCTGGCCTCAGCCGCCTGCCCTTCCTTTGCTGGCCTCGCTTCAACGCCCGGAAACTGCAGGAGGTGGCCGCCCAGCCCCCTCCCATGCGCGACCCCATCCCGGCCCTGAGCCCCCAGCCCAAGAACTTCAATCGTTCAGCAGCTGGCTGGAGGCTCCAGTGA
- the TNNI2 gene encoding troponin I, fast skeletal muscle, producing the protein MGDDEKRNRAITARRQHLKSVMLQIAATELEKEESRRETEKQSYLTEHCPPLHIPGSMAEVQELCQQLHAKINVAEEEKYDMEVKVQKSTKELEDMNQKLFDLRGKFKRPPLRRVRMSADAMLKALLGSKHKVCMDLRANLKQVKKEETEKERDLRDVGDWRKNIEEKSGMEGRKKMFESES; encoded by the exons ATGGGCGA TGACGAG AAGCGCAACAGGGCCATCACGGCCCGCAGACAGCACCTGAAG AGCGTCATGCTCCAGATCGCGGCCACGGagctggagaaggaggagagCCGCCGGGAGACGGAGAAGCAGAGCTACCTGACTGAGCACTGCCCGCCCCTGCACATTCCCGGCTCCATGGCCGAGGTGCAG GAGCTCTGCCAACAGCTGCACGCCAAGATCAACGTGGCCGAGGAGGAGAAGTACGACATGGAGGTGAAGGTGCAGAAGAGTACCAAGGAG CTGGAGGACATGAACCAGAAGCTGTTCGACCTGCGAGGCAAGTTCAAGCGGCCCCCACTGAGAAGGGTGCGCATGTCGGCCGACGCTATGCTCAAGGCGCTGCTGGGCTCCAAGCACAAGGTGTGCATGGACCTCAGGGCCAACCTCAAGCAGGTCAAGAAGGAGGAAACCGAGAAG GAGCGGGACCTGCGTGACGTGGGAGACTGGAGGAAGAACATCGAGGAAAAGTCGGGCATGGAGGGCCGCAAGAAGATGTTCGAGTCCGAGTCCTAG
- the LSP1 gene encoding lymphocyte-specific protein 1 isoform X1 → MAKPLHPQNDRSQGVRDEGAPRRKGWGLRVGGSGGTNGVEASGRGSRCSVHVGTQGSLGGRSQEQTDRWSDARLHLQPRWADRFGRRADPGTRLRKRTPLVPTAGRATCGALGRGRWTQGSAQEEGEGVAEAPAGASHRSRVLERARAWPRERSEDCARQSQLGSAASGSPGGPSGARRRLGRARGCGWSWCCAVSPRVPSPGGRPGLATQWSVEGEEGAALGQRQQERAQDEGEGGQSLEQLEQEKLLSPKPSEGPELDEDEGFGDWSQKPEQRRQHCGAGETADGGAPPRGESPDGGQEEDRPCQHTFGSQGGDELTPAGVCLEELRLSPDSEPQEGPGTEDTEPKGPEGAVQGSPGLAETKEAEDEQLPVAPLRHQRCQRRGTPSPLVLEGTDPGSPPLSPSTKLSDRTESLHRSIQKSNSMKKSQPALPISTIEDRLEQYTQAIETSGRTPKLARQPSIELPSMAVASTKSRWETGEVQAQSSAKSPACKDIVAGDLSKRNLWEQKGSPKASPMLKSTPSAKRYKFVATGHGKYEKVLVDEGSAP, encoded by the exons ATGGCAAAGCCCCTGCACCCCCAGAATGATCGATCCCAAGGGGTCAGGGATGAAGGAGCACCTCGAAGGAAGGGCTGGGGGCTGCGTGTTGGGGGCTCCGGTGGCACAAATGGTGTGGAGGCATCAGGGAGAGGGTCCCGCTGCTCCGTGCACGTGGGGACCCAGGGATCTCTGGGAGGGCGGAGCCAGGAGCAGACGGACAGGTGGTCAGATGCCAGGCTGCACCTCCAGCCCAGGTGGGCAGACAGGTTTGGACGACGTGCAGACCCCGGGACTCGGCTGAGGAAGAGAACCCCTTTGGTGCCGACCGCGGGGAGAGCCACGTGTGGGGccttggggagagggaggtggacCCAGGGCTCCgcacaggaggagggggagggggtggcagagGCTCCAGCCGGTGCCAGCCACCGGTCGCGTGTCCTGGAGCGTGCCAGGGCCTGGCCCCGTGAGCGCTCTGAGGACTGTGCCAGGCAGTCCCAGCTGGGCTCGGCAGCGTCCGGCTCTCCTGGAGGGCCGTCCGGCGCCAGGAGGAGACTGGGCCGGGCCCGGGGATGCGGCTGGAGCTGGTGCTGTGCGGTCAGCCCCCGGGTCCCGTCCCCCGGAGGTCGGCCCGG GCTCGCCACTCAGTGGAGCgtggaaggagaggagggtgCCGCCTTGGGGCAGCGCCAGCAGGAGAGGGCCCAGGATGAGGGCGAAGGAGGCCAGTCCCTGGAGCAGCTAGAGCAGGAGAAGCT CCTCAGCCCGAAGCCCTCGGAGGGCCCTGAACTGGACGAGGACGAGGGTTTCGGCGACTGGTCCCAGAAGCCGGAGCAGCGGCGGCAGCACTGCGGGGCTGGGGAGACCGCGGACGGTGGGGCCCCCCCTCGGGGCGAGAGTCCGGAcggggggcaggaggaggacag GCCCTGCCAGCACACCTTTGGGAGCCAGGGTGGCGACGAGCTGACCCCAGCCGGGGTCTGTCTGGAGGAGCTGCGTCTGAGCCCCGACTCAGAGCCCCAGGAGGGGCCAGGAACAGAGGACACAGAGCCCAAAGGCCCCGAGGGAGCCgtccagggaagcccagggctggcGGAGACCAAGGAGGCAGAGGATGAGCAGCTACCGGTGGCTCCCCTAAGG CACCAGAGATGCCAGCGGCGCGGGACGCCCAGCCCCTTGGTCTTGGAGGGGACGGACCCGGGCTCGCCTCCCCTGAGCCCCAGCACCAAA CTCAGCGACAGAACTGAGTCCCTGCACCGCTCCATTCAGAAGAG tAACAGCATGAAGAAGTCCCAGCCAGCCCTGCCCATCTCCACGATTGAAGACAGGCTGGAGCAGTACACGCAGGCCATCGAG ACCTCTGGCCGGACCCCAAAGCTAGCCCGCCAGCCGTCCATCGAGCTGCCCAGCATGGCCGTGGCGAGCACCAAGAGTCGCTGGGAGACGGGAGAGGTGCAGGCTCAGTCCTCCGCCAAGTCCCCCGCCTGCAAG GATATTGTAGCTGGAGACCTGAGCAAGAGGAACCTCTGGGAGCAGAAAGGAAGCCCCAAGGCTTCGCCGATGCTTAAG AGCACCCCGTCTGCGAAGAGGTACAAGTTTGTGGCCACTGGACACGGGAAGTACGAGAAGGTGCTCGTGGACGAGGGCTCGGCGCCCTAG
- the LSP1 gene encoding lymphocyte-specific protein 1 isoform X3 yields the protein MAMAEAPSHPGSEELLVEEGTGLATQWSVEGEEGAALGQRQQERAQDEGEGGQSLEQLEQEKLLSPKPSEGPELDEDEGFGDWSQKPEQRRQHCGAGETADGGAPPRGESPDGGQEEDRPCQHTFGSQGGDELTPAGVCLEELRLSPDSEPQEGPGTEDTEPKGPEGAVQGSPGLAETKEAEDEQLPVAPLRHQRCQRRGTPSPLVLEGTDPGSPPLSPSTKLSDRTESLHRSIQKSNSMKKSQPALPISTIEDRLEQYTQAIETSGRTPKLARQPSIELPSMAVASTKSRWETGEVQAQSSAKSPACKDIVAGDLSKRNLWEQKGSPKASPMLKSTPSAKRYKFVATGHGKYEKVLVDEGSAP from the exons ATGGCCATGGCGGAAGCTCCCAGCCACCCTGGCTCCGAGGAGCTGCTGGTGGAGGAAGGCACAGG GCTCGCCACTCAGTGGAGCgtggaaggagaggagggtgCCGCCTTGGGGCAGCGCCAGCAGGAGAGGGCCCAGGATGAGGGCGAAGGAGGCCAGTCCCTGGAGCAGCTAGAGCAGGAGAAGCT CCTCAGCCCGAAGCCCTCGGAGGGCCCTGAACTGGACGAGGACGAGGGTTTCGGCGACTGGTCCCAGAAGCCGGAGCAGCGGCGGCAGCACTGCGGGGCTGGGGAGACCGCGGACGGTGGGGCCCCCCCTCGGGGCGAGAGTCCGGAcggggggcaggaggaggacag GCCCTGCCAGCACACCTTTGGGAGCCAGGGTGGCGACGAGCTGACCCCAGCCGGGGTCTGTCTGGAGGAGCTGCGTCTGAGCCCCGACTCAGAGCCCCAGGAGGGGCCAGGAACAGAGGACACAGAGCCCAAAGGCCCCGAGGGAGCCgtccagggaagcccagggctggcGGAGACCAAGGAGGCAGAGGATGAGCAGCTACCGGTGGCTCCCCTAAGG CACCAGAGATGCCAGCGGCGCGGGACGCCCAGCCCCTTGGTCTTGGAGGGGACGGACCCGGGCTCGCCTCCCCTGAGCCCCAGCACCAAA CTCAGCGACAGAACTGAGTCCCTGCACCGCTCCATTCAGAAGAG tAACAGCATGAAGAAGTCCCAGCCAGCCCTGCCCATCTCCACGATTGAAGACAGGCTGGAGCAGTACACGCAGGCCATCGAG ACCTCTGGCCGGACCCCAAAGCTAGCCCGCCAGCCGTCCATCGAGCTGCCCAGCATGGCCGTGGCGAGCACCAAGAGTCGCTGGGAGACGGGAGAGGTGCAGGCTCAGTCCTCCGCCAAGTCCCCCGCCTGCAAG GATATTGTAGCTGGAGACCTGAGCAAGAGGAACCTCTGGGAGCAGAAAGGAAGCCCCAAGGCTTCGCCGATGCTTAAG AGCACCCCGTCTGCGAAGAGGTACAAGTTTGTGGCCACTGGACACGGGAAGTACGAGAAGGTGCTCGTGGACGAGGGCTCGGCGCCCTAG
- the LSP1 gene encoding lymphocyte-specific protein 1 isoform X5, whose amino-acid sequence MRLELVLCGQPPGPVPRRLATQWSVEGEEGAALGQRQQERAQDEGEGGQSLEQLEQEKLLSPKPSEGPELDEDEGFGDWSQKPEQRRQHCGAGETADGGAPPRGESPDGGQEEDRPCQHTFGSQGGDELTPAGVCLEELRLSPDSEPQEGPGTEDTEPKGPEGAVQGSPGLAETKEAEDEQLPVAPLRHQRCQRRGTPSPLVLEGTDPGSPPLSPSTKLSDRTESLHRSIQKSNSMKKSQPALPISTIEDRLEQYTQAIETSGRTPKLARQPSIELPSMAVASTKSRWETGEVQAQSSAKSPACKDIVAGDLSKRNLWEQKGSPKASPMLKSTPSAKRYKFVATGHGKYEKVLVDEGSAP is encoded by the exons ATGCGGCTGGAGCTGGTGCTGTGCGGTCAGCCCCCGGGTCCCGTCCCCCGGAG GCTCGCCACTCAGTGGAGCgtggaaggagaggagggtgCCGCCTTGGGGCAGCGCCAGCAGGAGAGGGCCCAGGATGAGGGCGAAGGAGGCCAGTCCCTGGAGCAGCTAGAGCAGGAGAAGCT CCTCAGCCCGAAGCCCTCGGAGGGCCCTGAACTGGACGAGGACGAGGGTTTCGGCGACTGGTCCCAGAAGCCGGAGCAGCGGCGGCAGCACTGCGGGGCTGGGGAGACCGCGGACGGTGGGGCCCCCCCTCGGGGCGAGAGTCCGGAcggggggcaggaggaggacag GCCCTGCCAGCACACCTTTGGGAGCCAGGGTGGCGACGAGCTGACCCCAGCCGGGGTCTGTCTGGAGGAGCTGCGTCTGAGCCCCGACTCAGAGCCCCAGGAGGGGCCAGGAACAGAGGACACAGAGCCCAAAGGCCCCGAGGGAGCCgtccagggaagcccagggctggcGGAGACCAAGGAGGCAGAGGATGAGCAGCTACCGGTGGCTCCCCTAAGG CACCAGAGATGCCAGCGGCGCGGGACGCCCAGCCCCTTGGTCTTGGAGGGGACGGACCCGGGCTCGCCTCCCCTGAGCCCCAGCACCAAA CTCAGCGACAGAACTGAGTCCCTGCACCGCTCCATTCAGAAGAG tAACAGCATGAAGAAGTCCCAGCCAGCCCTGCCCATCTCCACGATTGAAGACAGGCTGGAGCAGTACACGCAGGCCATCGAG ACCTCTGGCCGGACCCCAAAGCTAGCCCGCCAGCCGTCCATCGAGCTGCCCAGCATGGCCGTGGCGAGCACCAAGAGTCGCTGGGAGACGGGAGAGGTGCAGGCTCAGTCCTCCGCCAAGTCCCCCGCCTGCAAG GATATTGTAGCTGGAGACCTGAGCAAGAGGAACCTCTGGGAGCAGAAAGGAAGCCCCAAGGCTTCGCCGATGCTTAAG AGCACCCCGTCTGCGAAGAGGTACAAGTTTGTGGCCACTGGACACGGGAAGTACGAGAAGGTGCTCGTGGACGAGGGCTCGGCGCCCTAG
- the LSP1 gene encoding lymphocyte-specific protein 1 isoform X2: MAKPLHPQNDRSQGVRDEGAPRRKGWGLRVGGSGGTNGVEASGRGSRCSVHVGTQGSLGGRSQEQTDRWSDARLHLQPRWADRFGRRADPGTRLRKRTPLVPTAGRATCGALGRGRWTQGSAQEEGEGVAEAPAGASHRSRVLERARAWPRERSEDCARQSQLGSAASGSPGGPSGARRRLGRARGCGWSWCCAVSPRVPSPGGRPGLATQWSVEGEEGAALGQRQQERAQDEGEGGQSLEQLEQEKLLSPKPSEGPELDEDEGFGDWSQKPEQRRQHCGAGETADGGAPPRGESPDGGQEEDRPCQHTFGSQGGDELTPAGVCLEELRLSPDSEPQEGPGTEDTEPKGPEGAVQGSPGLAETKEAEDEQLPHQRCQRRGTPSPLVLEGTDPGSPPLSPSTKLSDRTESLHRSIQKSNSMKKSQPALPISTIEDRLEQYTQAIETSGRTPKLARQPSIELPSMAVASTKSRWETGEVQAQSSAKSPACKDIVAGDLSKRNLWEQKGSPKASPMLKSTPSAKRYKFVATGHGKYEKVLVDEGSAP; this comes from the exons ATGGCAAAGCCCCTGCACCCCCAGAATGATCGATCCCAAGGGGTCAGGGATGAAGGAGCACCTCGAAGGAAGGGCTGGGGGCTGCGTGTTGGGGGCTCCGGTGGCACAAATGGTGTGGAGGCATCAGGGAGAGGGTCCCGCTGCTCCGTGCACGTGGGGACCCAGGGATCTCTGGGAGGGCGGAGCCAGGAGCAGACGGACAGGTGGTCAGATGCCAGGCTGCACCTCCAGCCCAGGTGGGCAGACAGGTTTGGACGACGTGCAGACCCCGGGACTCGGCTGAGGAAGAGAACCCCTTTGGTGCCGACCGCGGGGAGAGCCACGTGTGGGGccttggggagagggaggtggacCCAGGGCTCCgcacaggaggagggggagggggtggcagagGCTCCAGCCGGTGCCAGCCACCGGTCGCGTGTCCTGGAGCGTGCCAGGGCCTGGCCCCGTGAGCGCTCTGAGGACTGTGCCAGGCAGTCCCAGCTGGGCTCGGCAGCGTCCGGCTCTCCTGGAGGGCCGTCCGGCGCCAGGAGGAGACTGGGCCGGGCCCGGGGATGCGGCTGGAGCTGGTGCTGTGCGGTCAGCCCCCGGGTCCCGTCCCCCGGAGGTCGGCCCGG GCTCGCCACTCAGTGGAGCgtggaaggagaggagggtgCCGCCTTGGGGCAGCGCCAGCAGGAGAGGGCCCAGGATGAGGGCGAAGGAGGCCAGTCCCTGGAGCAGCTAGAGCAGGAGAAGCT CCTCAGCCCGAAGCCCTCGGAGGGCCCTGAACTGGACGAGGACGAGGGTTTCGGCGACTGGTCCCAGAAGCCGGAGCAGCGGCGGCAGCACTGCGGGGCTGGGGAGACCGCGGACGGTGGGGCCCCCCCTCGGGGCGAGAGTCCGGAcggggggcaggaggaggacag GCCCTGCCAGCACACCTTTGGGAGCCAGGGTGGCGACGAGCTGACCCCAGCCGGGGTCTGTCTGGAGGAGCTGCGTCTGAGCCCCGACTCAGAGCCCCAGGAGGGGCCAGGAACAGAGGACACAGAGCCCAAAGGCCCCGAGGGAGCCgtccagggaagcccagggctggcGGAGACCAAGGAGGCAGAGGATGAGCAGCTACCG CACCAGAGATGCCAGCGGCGCGGGACGCCCAGCCCCTTGGTCTTGGAGGGGACGGACCCGGGCTCGCCTCCCCTGAGCCCCAGCACCAAA CTCAGCGACAGAACTGAGTCCCTGCACCGCTCCATTCAGAAGAG tAACAGCATGAAGAAGTCCCAGCCAGCCCTGCCCATCTCCACGATTGAAGACAGGCTGGAGCAGTACACGCAGGCCATCGAG ACCTCTGGCCGGACCCCAAAGCTAGCCCGCCAGCCGTCCATCGAGCTGCCCAGCATGGCCGTGGCGAGCACCAAGAGTCGCTGGGAGACGGGAGAGGTGCAGGCTCAGTCCTCCGCCAAGTCCCCCGCCTGCAAG GATATTGTAGCTGGAGACCTGAGCAAGAGGAACCTCTGGGAGCAGAAAGGAAGCCCCAAGGCTTCGCCGATGCTTAAG AGCACCCCGTCTGCGAAGAGGTACAAGTTTGTGGCCACTGGACACGGGAAGTACGAGAAGGTGCTCGTGGACGAGGGCTCGGCGCCCTAG